In one Erythrobacteraceae bacterium WH01K genomic region, the following are encoded:
- the rpsO gene encoding 30S ribosomal protein S15, translating to MSVSAEKKQEIIKDNAREDGDTGSPEVQVAILTERIRNLTEHFKGHHKDNHSRRGLLQMVNRRRSLLAYLKKKDVERYNALIAKLGLRK from the coding sequence ATGTCGGTATCCGCCGAGAAGAAACAGGAAATCATCAAGGACAACGCCCGCGAAGACGGCGATACGGGCAGCCCGGAAGTGCAGGTCGCCATCCTGACCGAACGCATCCGCAACCTGACGGAGCACTTCAAGGGCCACCACAAGGACAACCACTCGCGTCGTGGTCTCCTCCAGATGGTCAACCGCCGTCGCAGCCTCCTCGCCTATCTCAAGAAAAAGGATGTGGAGCGCTACAACGCCCTGATCGCGAAGCTGGGCCTTCGCAAATAA